TTACGTTACTGGAAAACTTGTAGCAATTGCTGATAGTTCTACACTGTCTCTTTGTTTAACCTCCATCAACAAGCTGAGCACTAGGGTTCTTGTAGGAATCTCCATGGTTCAGAGTTCCGCAAGCTATGGCCACTTGCCCTCGGGTGCCTGGCAGCTGAATGTCTGCGCTCTAAGTACTACAGCAACCCAGCTGCAGCTCCGCGCTGGTGTCGACACTACAGCAATAAAAGGGGTTTTTCTGAAGCAGTAGCAAATCCACTGACCTATCTGTGTTGCACAGAGCCTGaactttttcacagccctgagcaaggtaGCTAAGTTGACCTTAGTTTTAGTTGTAGACCAGGCAGGAGTGTTTAGGATGTAAGATCCCTTAATTTTGAGAGTGACAGTTTTTAGTATAGCAGTTGAAGAATAATAAAATTTCTGCTTGGAAAACCTGCATTACACCATTTTTACAACATGTAACTGAATCAGGCCCAACATGTTTTCTGTTGAGGAGAACACATGAGTTTTCTTGCGTCTGAAAAGGCTGATGCACTCAAGCCATATTAAGGTAATTTGAGGCCCCAGAGATGCCAGGACATGAGGAGGGGGCGCCTTCTGGCCCCATCTGCCCTTGAAGTGACATTAGTGAtcactcttcccccctccccccccaaaaagggggagtttgggggcaaCACCATGGATCTCCTTCTTTGTCCCaagagctccagcagggcccTCCCCCTCCAAGGGGGTAGCAGCAGGGAACTCCATTATTTACTTGTTTATGGTGGGTGGACTGAGCCCTGTCACAAATACAATCCTCTGATGTAGTGATGGTGGGGCCCTCTAGAGCGGTAGGTCTTGGAGTTGCGCACCATTGACGTGCATGGGACAGCTCATGCTTTTCTGTAAACATCAGTGCATCAGCTACACCTGGTCATGTTTTTGAATTTCTCTTTGCAACCACAAGGCCTAGAAACCACTTTTTCTTTTGATGGAAGCTGAGAGTCTGATGTAATCACATGGCTCAATGAGGTGGGGATGTAGGTAAAGGCCTGTGTTTCCTGTATCTAAATCCAGATCTGCCAATACTTCAATCTTCCTCAGGATGCCCTTGTAATACTGTAGTTTTCCAGTGGCTTGGCCTCACACTGATGGAAAGTTCACCTAAAGAATAGATTATTTCTTTCCAGTCGTTATCTTTTTAAAGCTAATAACTCATGCAGGGAAGCAGTGGGACACCTATCCCTTTTAACGCTATTCTGAGGGAACGTTACGATGGGAAATTTTCTAAAAGCATTTCCAAAGCTGATGAGCACTGGAAAATTTGGCTCACAGATGGTACTTAGGGGGAGAATGAAGTGAGATTTAGGGCTATTTGTCTCTCGCTGTCCTGGGTGCAAAAAGCAGTGTTTGAGAAACAACGACAAGGTGGAAATGTTATCAGTGTATGAATTGGATGAAGTCGTGTTGATCAACAGGGACTTTGAAGTAGCTTGTGTAGCAATGTCCTAAGCATTCTTAAACTTACCAGAATCAAACTATATTATCATATCTCTTTCAGTGAATAAGAATTTTACTAGGAAAATAGCATAATTTCTTTATTCATCTTCACACCAAAAATTCAGTCACATAACAAAGAGGTGGAATTTGGTTATGGTTAACTAACTTCCTGCCAACTAACACAGCAGTATCTATCACAGATATTTGTGCTCTTGCATGGCAGTCAGTTCTAAATACAGATCTTAAAGATGGCAGGAGCTTATAAAAATTGGCCCTTTGTTCATAATATGCTGGGTTTTAAGAAATTGACTTAGCAAAGGTGGAAGATCCAGGTGTCCAGTTGTAGCTTCCTGGGAGTGAATTTTCCTCTTCCTTGATCTGAAAATCCACAATAATGTTTCAGTTCTCTTCAGCATTGTGAATAGCCTGATTGCTTGCTGTATGCAAAGGGatatagtctttaaaaaaaacaagagccCAAAGTCCTGCCAAATGCTCTATTGCATGTTAGAGGCCATAGAGAAGTGTTTCCTTCTAGTGGATTTATGTGCTTAACTCTCATGGTTGAGGTGAGACCGTCCCTTTACTTTGGCGTTAAGCGGTAAGGCACTGCTTTCACATATCAAAGGGTGGACActttttactcttttaaaaagCCTATTTGAAGAAGATGGTTATGCTTTGGGGTTTAATTatagtttttgtttggtttttcaatCAGAAGTTtaacatttcacatttttaattctTGCCTTTTTGTTGTCGTTGCCTGTTTTTAGGTTATGGAGAGCTAAATGGTAACGCAGGAGAAAGAGAAGTATCATTAAAGGCCCTGTGTGCTGATGAAACAACCAACCCATCTTCCAGGGTACTGAATGGCAGCCAGCAACTTGTAGACACTAATGTAAACCCAAAGCAGACTGTTAAGGCCAGCACCTTTGGGATAGCTGGAATCAAACCCAAGAACTTCATTCAGAAAAACAGTATGgacaaaaagaatgaaaaaatttaTGAGAATAAACTTAGAGAAAATCAATCCTCAGACAAGCCAGAGCCAGTATCTATTCCAAATGGTGTTGTAACAAATAGTTCTGGTTATATCACTAATGGCTATGTAGGCAAAGGGGCAGATAATGATGGTAGTGGGTCTGAGAGTGGATATACCACACCTAAGAAACGGAAAGGCAGGCGTAACAGTGCCAAAGGTTGTGAGAACTTGAACCTAGTGCAGGACAAAATAATGCAACAGGAGGTCAATGCTCCATCCTTAAAACAGGAACTTGAGAGTTTCAAGACTGACTATAGTGAACAAAAGGGAAACAGAGTTGACAATACTAAGCCTGTTTGGAAGTATGAAGCTGGGCCTGGAGGAGTAGGTCGTGGGAAAACTGGGGTTGGGGAGGTACAACGAAAAAACTCTGATGCCAAACCTGGGATTAGCAGCAAAAAGTTTGATGACCGGCCCAAGGGGAAGCATGCGTCAGCGGCTGCATCAAAAGAGGACTCATGGACCCTGTTTAAACCACCCCCAGTTTTTCCAGTGGACAACAGCAGTGCTAAAATAGTTCCTAAAATAAGTTATGCAAGCAAAGTTAAAGAAAACCTCAACAAAGCAGCTCAAAACCCATGTTCTTCTCTGTCTTCTTCATCGTCGTCATCTTCATCTACTGGAGAAACGCAGGCCCAAATGCCGAGTCGACTGTCCCAAGTCCCCATGTCTGCTATGAAGTCTGTTACTTCTGCTAGTTTTTCGAATGGGCCCATTTTAGCAGGGACTGATGGAAATGTATATTCTCCAGGGACCCAGCCACTGCTCACAACTGCTGCTAGTACTTTAACATCAACCTCGTCTGAGTCCATACACCAGGACATAAGTACAACTTCAACAGCCGTTGAACAAAAGAAGTCCAGCCTTTTTATCTGTCCTTCAAATATGCAATCTGTGCTTCTGGGTGCAGCACAGGTAGATCTGCCATCTCAGACAAATCAGCAGAACCTGGGGGATATCTTCCAGAACCAGTGGGGTTTATCATTTATAAATGAGCCCAGTGCTGGGCCTGAGACTGTTCTTGGGAAATCAGTGGATAATAAAATAATGGAAGTGACATTTCAAGGGGAATATCCTGCCACTTTGGTTTCACAGGGTGCTGAAATCATTCCCTCAGGGACTGAACAACCTGTGTTTCCTAAGGCTTATGAGCTGGAAAAACGGACTAGCCCTCAAATACTTAGTGGTATTATAAAGCCTGGGACTGCTAGTGAGATTGGAGTCTTGTCTTTGGAGCCACATCACATAGGTGACCTGCAAATGGCAGACATCAGTAGCCAAGGTGCTTTAGTATTCCTCTCAAAGGACTATGAACTAGAGAATCCCTTGGCCTCTCCTACGAACAATTTGTTAGCCTCCGCCAAAGATCAGAGGTACCAGAGAGGCCTAGAAAGGAAAGATAGCTGGGGTTCTTTTGACCTGAGGGCTGCTATTGTATATCACACTAAAGGTAATGGTTCTACTTGTTTCCTAATGGAGCTCTCTAATTGGTTTGGGAAAATCCAATCCTGTAAAGGTTGCATGCCTTGATCTTAAGAACGGTGCTCCCGGCCTTTGATGGCTATAGCAGTacaagaattttgtttttaaaatactctaGCAGTCACTGATTTCATTCAAGCTATGTTAAAGGTGCTCACTTCTCTATTCATGTGGGTAAGTGTGTGTGATTTGGTAGAGGTAATAGTTAGCAGCTGTTTTACCTTCGGtgcctgtttgtgtgtgtttaaactcATGTACCGTGAGTAGATCTTCCAAAACTTCCTGACGCTGAAGAAGGTGAAAGCTCAGCAATGGACCCACTGATTCACCTGGTCTGTTCCTCTTGTTCTAAGGCTGTCTGTCACAGACAACACTCCAGGGATTTCTCTTCAAAAAAACGAGCTGGGTGTCTGAGACATGGCACGGATATTTCCAGCTAGGAGCCAATAGACTAAAATGACTCAAATTACTCCTCATTCTTGTTTGGCTCAGAAGTTTTTGAATGTTCACAAGCTCTCTGCCTCTTCTTGCCAGCTCTGCAGTTCAGTTAGCTAggtcaggggcgggcaaactttttggctgtGGGATATCGGGTTTCCAAAACGTATGGCGGGCCGGttggggaggctgtgccttcatctgacccacccccccccccccccccgcttcttaCCCCCTGATGTCCCATTTCTCTCTCCCCGCTGACTCCTACCCCATCcgccactccctgtcccctgattaccacctgctgccccatccaacccctcctctcattgctgagcccccctgccccatccaaccaccccttctccctgtcccctgactgcccccattcaactccccgTTCCTCACCCCCTGatcaccaccccgaactcccctgccctttatccaactctcccctccacccccttacTGCGTtggctggagcactggtggcgctacagctgcaccacccagctggagccagccatgtcaCCCCACCGGACAGAGCTGTGCTGCTCCAGAagcttgcagccccgccaccAACATCATTGTGCcagcagcacagtgagctgaggctgcaggggagggggaacagcaggggaggggctgggaactcaggccgggcaggagggtcctgcgagctatagtttgcccacctctgagctagGTGCTCCCTTGACTTGGTGTTGCTTATCTACTTTTTgggcagtttttattttattttttgctatttcttctctcctccccccccccccccccaaaaaaaataaaaataaaaagggggggggggaaaagatgCTCCAGGCAGCCTTCCATGAAGTATTCCTTTCAGGGGAGAGCTGAATGATAGCTGCTCAGAAGTGGGGGACAAGGTTTCATTAATGGCCTAAGTGGGAAATTTAATGCCTTATGACCCATTGCAGAGAGAGTGCAAAATTACCTCTCCAAGGCCTTCACAATTCATTCAGGTAAAGCGTAGAAATCCTGGGGGCTTTGTTCTGCCATTAACCAACTCAAAAAttgtcccagttcatcacactgTAATTTTGTAACCCTTTATGCTCTACTTTTCTCATTGGGAATAACAGCCTAGTGTtcatcaattttatttttatctacatTTCAGGATTTCTTTTAGTCATGAAGCAGAGCTTTACTGTTTTGTGTTCCTTGCACCTGTTGAGtcttgactctcagccagcctttCAGAGAAAACCAGGGACACTGGGAAGTAAAGTTCCAGGCAAGCCTCATCCTGCCATGTCTGGAGATTTCTGCAACAGTTGCAGacttggatttttattttgtttttgctcaccttacatttattttttaaagaaacgaAGTAGCCATTCTGTTACCACTATTCTTTAGATCTCTTCCCTTCTTCAGTCAGCTGGGCAAGACATTCTCCATCTAAACAGTAGTAGCTACAGTGGAGGTGATGAATAATCCCCCTCCTGTGTTCTGCGAAGGAGCTAATAATTGTCAATTGCAGAAATAAACGCTTAATGGGAATGAAAGCACTCCCAAACTAACTCTTCCCTTTCCTTTGCCGGCCACCCCTCCACCCACACCTGTACACACACTTCTTCTATTTTGGCCCATCCAGAGCAGTAACTCCAGTCATCGTATGATTCTGGGAGTTCTCTGCCCCAACATCCTTCTCAGGTGCCTTCTTTATTTCTCAATTTGCCTTCTCCTATACCAATTTCCAGATGACATTTTGTGTTCAGCCTAGAGGATAGTGGGTGGATGTCTCTTGTAATCAATGCCATACAGATCATGTGATGTGGGTTGCTGGGAAGAACCTGAGCTTGCTTCATGCGAGTCAGTGCTTGTTAAATGCCTTTCCTGGTTTGGGGAGTGGAAACCAAAGTCCAAATTTGAGTGTCTtcccatttttctgctttctggtTCATCTGTATGTTGGCATTTGTTCTGAAAGGGTTCCAACATGATTTGGAGCATATTTTCTGAAGTGCCATTTTATGGATCTGTGGTGTGAGACATACTGCTCATCCTCAGACAGCTGCAGAAAGTAATTACTCAttaaggccatgatcctgcaatcagatcctgGTGGGTGACCAGTCAGAGCCCAATTGAAATTGGTGAACTTCACGCTGGTGCAAGGGTCTATCTGTCCACATCCAGTTACAGGACATGGGCCCTAGTCAGTGATGTATATGTGTGGATGAAAATACCAGTACCATTTTCTGCTTATGTTCTGTTGGCCTGCAGTCAGGCCACAGCACTGAAGCAAACCGCTCTAATAAAATGTCTACCACAGCTTCAGAATATGTAGAACAGCAAAATAAGTTCCCCATGGTTCCGCCACTGTTTGTCTTGTGCAGTTTCCCAGTGTCCCTGGTAAATAACTGCCATGT
The genomic region above belongs to Chelonoidis abingdonii isolate Lonesome George chromosome 20, CheloAbing_2.0, whole genome shotgun sequence and contains:
- the NUFIP2 gene encoding FMR1-interacting protein NUFIP2, which produces MEEQQHHHHHHHYYYYNHNHHQRLPQSPYLQHAAEPGPKAAPKPLPKHEHKHAGPQHQDTPRKKTGYGELNGNAGEREVSLKALCADETTNPSSRVLNGSQQLVDTNVNPKQTVKASTFGIAGIKPKNFIQKNSMDKKNEKIYENKLRENQSSDKPEPVSIPNGVVTNSSGYITNGYVGKGADNDGSGSESGYTTPKKRKGRRNSAKGCENLNLVQDKIMQQEVNAPSLKQELESFKTDYSEQKGNRVDNTKPVWKYEAGPGGVGRGKTGVGEVQRKNSDAKPGISSKKFDDRPKGKHASAAASKEDSWTLFKPPPVFPVDNSSAKIVPKISYASKVKENLNKAAQNPCSSLSSSSSSSSSTGETQAQMPSRLSQVPMSAMKSVTSASFSNGPILAGTDGNVYSPGTQPLLTTAASTLTSTSSESIHQDISTTSTAVEQKKSSLFICPSNMQSVLLGAAQVDLPSQTNQQNLGDIFQNQWGLSFINEPSAGPETVLGKSVDNKIMEVTFQGEYPATLVSQGAEIIPSGTEQPVFPKAYELEKRTSPQILSGIIKPGTASEIGVLSLEPHHIGDLQMADISSQGALVFLSKDYELENPLASPTNNLLASAKDQRYQRGLERKDSWGSFDLRAAIVYHTKEMESVWNLQKQDPKRIITYDEAMECPDQ